In Paenibacillus sp. FSL R7-0345, a single window of DNA contains:
- a CDS encoding ABC transporter substrate-binding protein — MKSYRKIQGGRKKGARGLLFASLVMIMLVLQACGNNANSGNSAASPAGGNNTAEAAGSETATATAPAVLNFGYIGSNKLNVPGGAEGWGFYKGIIQEELKKYGITEVKLTGFPNGPDQTESLISGRLDFGSLGDTPAIIAYASGAKTRLISQSSAHTVGYLIGKKDGPKTIKDLQGKTIAIQKGSFMHRYVVGLLQQEGVTDYKLVHMLIPDATAALARGDVDATTNLGVPALKLIDEGYTHLDDASKHPDLLGSSATVVSEDYLEKFPDFPKVWNEAREKALADLKQHEDEYYEFLAEIGDTTPELAKQVNPISDIKDTAFTGEGTKLLEGTKNFLVEEKLAKKDFNITDWQLQ; from the coding sequence ATGAAATCGTACAGAAAGATTCAAGGCGGACGGAAAAAGGGGGCTCGCGGGCTGCTGTTCGCAAGTCTGGTCATGATCATGCTGGTGCTGCAGGCCTGCGGCAATAATGCAAACTCCGGCAACAGTGCAGCTTCACCAGCAGGCGGCAATAATACTGCGGAGGCCGCAGGCAGTGAAACAGCTACGGCCACTGCACCGGCTGTGCTGAATTTCGGCTATATCGGCTCCAACAAGCTGAACGTGCCGGGCGGCGCAGAGGGCTGGGGCTTTTACAAAGGAATTATTCAGGAGGAGCTTAAGAAATACGGCATCACTGAAGTGAAGCTCACCGGCTTCCCGAACGGACCGGACCAGACAGAGTCACTGATCAGCGGCCGGCTTGATTTTGGCAGCCTTGGGGATACACCGGCCATTATCGCTTACGCCTCCGGCGCCAAAACCCGCCTGATCTCCCAATCCTCGGCCCACACCGTAGGCTATCTGATCGGTAAAAAGGACGGCCCGAAGACGATTAAGGATCTGCAGGGCAAGACGATTGCGATCCAAAAAGGCTCCTTCATGCACCGTTATGTGGTAGGACTGCTGCAGCAGGAGGGGGTAACCGACTATAAGCTGGTTCACATGCTGATTCCTGATGCTACTGCTGCACTCGCCAGAGGGGATGTGGATGCAACGACCAACCTCGGCGTTCCGGCATTGAAGCTGATTGATGAAGGCTACACTCACCTGGATGATGCCTCGAAGCATCCGGATCTGCTGGGCTCCAGCGCTACTGTAGTCTCTGAGGATTATCTGGAGAAATTCCCGGACTTCCCGAAGGTATGGAATGAGGCGCGTGAAAAAGCATTGGCTGATCTTAAACAGCATGAAGATGAATATTACGAATTCCTGGCCGAAATCGGCGATACTACGCCGGAGCTGGCGAAACAGGTCAATCCGATCAGCGATATCAAGGATACTGCCTTCACCGGAGAGGGCACCAAGCTGCTGGAGGGCACCAAGAACTTCCTGGTCGAAGAAAAGCTGGCCAAAAAAGACTTCAACATCACCGACTGGCAGCTGCAATAA
- a CDS encoding ferredoxin family protein: MIEVISAARCVECNQCVSVCPTNVFDRVEDGIPVIARQSDCQTCFMCELYCPVDALYVAPDSETVIGVTEAELEEQGLLGGYREKVGWGRGRQPVASHDFMYKLAARAGF; encoded by the coding sequence GTGATTGAAGTCATCAGCGCTGCCAGGTGTGTAGAGTGCAACCAGTGCGTATCCGTCTGCCCGACGAATGTGTTCGACCGGGTAGAGGACGGAATCCCCGTCATCGCCCGGCAGAGCGATTGCCAGACCTGCTTCATGTGCGAGCTGTATTGCCCTGTTGATGCGCTATATGTTGCACCTGACTCTGAAACGGTTATCGGTGTGACTGAAGCGGAGCTGGAAGAGCAGGGGCTGCTCGGCGGGTACAGGGAAAAGGTAGGCTGGGGCAGAGGCAGACAGCCGGTGGCAAGTCATGACTTTATGTATAAACTGGCGGCCAGAGCCGGGTTCTAG
- a CDS encoding FAD-binding protein, with protein sequence MPQQQITTDVLVLGGGPAGAWAAWHAASQGAQVILADKGYLGTSGATAPGGTTLLVIPPVAELRDEAVQARLRAGGYLSENSWIHRVLDQVEQNLQQIEEWGYPFPKDGDGNPLRTHLHGPEYMKIMRRVVRKAGIRILDQSPALELLHDEHGVGGARGINRLTGETWEVRANAVVMATGGCAFLSKGLGCNVLTGEGLLMSAEAGAELSGMEFTRQYAPSFAGGTVTRGRMLAWATLYDAAGNPLHRGDRTFGSIPDLMLKGPVYASLDLADTEAKQQFLRNAHPIFFMPLERAGINPFKDKFPLTLRYEGTMRGTGGLRLTGTDCSTTVPGLYAAGDAASREKVTGAISGGGAYNASWAICSGSWAGQGAARHALAQPRRADSRPLRAAGRLGLAGGASASGTLDPKPLTAAVQQEILPLRINYFRSEPGVAAALQRLDSLMPYITGRPPATVQGIVQSREAAAMLQAGRWIYTAALARKESRGLQRLAEYPALDPRQTHRLILSGIHQIRTSTEQVPHAHELQAARKEQVI encoded by the coding sequence ATGCCGCAACAGCAGATAACTACAGATGTGCTTGTGCTGGGCGGAGGCCCGGCCGGGGCATGGGCGGCATGGCATGCAGCCTCGCAAGGGGCACAGGTCATTCTCGCCGATAAAGGCTACCTCGGAACAAGCGGCGCTACGGCGCCGGGCGGGACAACTCTGCTGGTGATTCCGCCGGTAGCCGAGCTGCGGGATGAGGCGGTTCAGGCCAGATTACGGGCAGGCGGCTACCTGTCAGAGAACAGCTGGATTCACCGGGTGCTGGATCAGGTGGAGCAGAATCTGCAGCAGATTGAGGAGTGGGGCTACCCTTTTCCGAAGGACGGGGACGGCAATCCGCTGCGGACCCATCTGCACGGTCCGGAATATATGAAGATTATGCGGCGGGTTGTACGTAAGGCCGGTATCAGAATTCTGGACCAGTCTCCGGCACTGGAGCTGCTGCATGATGAGCATGGCGTCGGCGGAGCCCGCGGCATTAACCGACTGACCGGGGAAACCTGGGAGGTGCGGGCAAATGCGGTGGTTATGGCGACCGGCGGCTGTGCTTTCCTCAGCAAAGGCCTGGGCTGCAACGTGCTCACAGGCGAAGGCCTGCTGATGTCAGCTGAGGCAGGAGCTGAACTTTCGGGTATGGAATTTACCCGGCAGTATGCTCCGAGCTTTGCTGGCGGCACGGTGACGCGCGGCCGGATGCTGGCCTGGGCAACGCTGTACGATGCGGCGGGCAATCCGCTGCACCGCGGCGACCGCACCTTCGGCAGCATCCCGGATCTGATGCTCAAAGGTCCGGTCTATGCCTCGCTGGACCTGGCTGACACGGAAGCGAAGCAGCAGTTCCTGCGTAACGCCCATCCGATCTTTTTCATGCCGCTGGAGCGGGCGGGGATTAATCCGTTCAAGGATAAATTCCCACTCACGCTCCGCTATGAAGGCACGATGCGCGGCACGGGCGGCCTGCGCCTCACCGGCACCGACTGCAGCACCACGGTGCCGGGCCTGTACGCCGCCGGAGATGCGGCCTCCCGCGAGAAGGTCACCGGCGCCATCTCCGGCGGCGGCGCCTACAACGCTTCCTGGGCCATCTGCAGCGGCAGCTGGGCTGGCCAGGGAGCAGCGCGGCACGCGCTGGCGCAGCCGCGCCGGGCAGACAGCCGGCCGCTCCGCGCCGCCGGCCGCCTGGGGCTCGCCGGCGGTGCCTCGGCAAGCGGGACGCTGGACCCGAAGCCGCTGACCGCGGCGGTCCAGCAGGAGATCCTGCCGCTGCGGATCAATTATTTCCGCAGCGAGCCAGGGGTCGCCGCCGCGCTGCAGCGGCTGGATAGCCTGATGCCCTATATCACCGGCCGCCCGCCGGCCACGGTACAGGGCATCGTGCAGTCCCGCGAAGCGGCGGCCATGCTGCAGGCCGGCCGCTGGATCTACACCGCTGCGCTGGCCCGCAAAGAGAGCCGGGGGCTGCAGCGGCTAGCAGAATATCCGGCGCTGGACCCGCGCCAGACCCACCGGCTGATCCTCTCGGGTATCCACCAGATCAGGACCAGTACAGAGCAGGTGCCGCATGCCCATGAGCTGCAGGCAGCGAGAAAGGAGCAGGTCATATGA